The Pantoea vagans genome contains the following window.
TGGGGATCGGCGATTTCATCCGCCGTGACCAGCCAAGGGCCGAGAGGGCCGAAGGTGTCACAGCCTTTGCCTTTGTCCCAGGTACCGCCCCGTTCGATTTGATATTCCCGCTCGGAGACATCGTTTACCACGCAGTAGCCCGCCACATGCGCCAGCGCATCCTCTTCCCGGATGTAGCTTCCGCCTTTACCGATCACCACGCCGAGTTCCACTTCCCAATCGGTTTTAACGGAACCACGCGGAATACGCACCGCATCATTAGGGCCGACTACCGCGCTGGTCCATTTGCTAAACACCACTGGTTCCTGCGGAATGTCAGCCCCGGTTTCTGCAGCGTGGTCTGCGTAGTTCAAGCCAATACAGATAAATTTGCCAATCTGACCCACACAGGCGCCAATACGGGGCTGACCGGCTATCCTGGGCAGCTCAAGAATGTTCAGATGGCGTAGCTTTTCCAGTGACGCAGGCAGTAATGTCTCACCTGCAATATCATCAATGTATTGCGACAAATCGCGCAGTTCACCCTGCTCATCCACCATTGCCGGACGTTCTTTGCCCACTTCACCTACACGAACTAATTTCATGACTTACTCCTGTGTTAATTGCTCCAGCCGCCATCAATAACTTGTGCAGTGCCGGTGGTGTAGTTACTGGCATCCGAGGCCAGATAAGCGGCGAGATACGCGATCTCTTCTGCCGTGCCGATGCGTCCAATTGGCTGACGAGCAACAAAAGCGGCATACACCGCCTCTTCGCTTTTGCCTTCAGACTGTGCCTGTATCGCGATGCGCTGGCGCAGCGAGGGAGAATCCACCGTGCCGGGACAAATGGCGTTACAACGAATGCCATCAGCAATAAAATCCGCCGCGACTGAGCGTGTCAGGCCGATCACCGCTGCTTTAGTGGCACTGTAAGCAAAGCGATTTGCCACCCCTTTCACGCTGGAAGCCACTGACGACATATTGATAATTGACCCTTTTTTCTGCGCCAGCATGCCAGGCAGAAACGCCTGAATCATGTGAAACATGGCGGTGACGTTAAGATCGAGTGCGAATTGCCACTCCTGCTCAGAGCAAGTCAGCAGATTGCCGCTGTGCACCACACCTGCACAGTTAAACAGCACATCCACCGGACCGATTTCTTGCACTGCTGCGCTGATGGCCGCGCGATCCGTCACATCCAGCCGGTAAGCTGCAACGCCAGGTAGATCCTGGAGAGCGGTGATGTTGATATCGCTGCCTGTTACCGTTGCCCCTTGCTCGGCAAAATAGCGTGCGCTGGCATAACCAATTCCCTACCCGGCCGCGGTGATTAACACGCGTTTTCCGTGTAAATTCATTGCATCCTCTCTGGTATAAAGATCTAATGGTCAGGCCATTAAGGGCGAAGTTTTTAGCGTTTATGCCTAACAAAAGCGCTGGTCACTTCCTCGCTGGCGTATTACTTTTTATTGACAAACACGTAACATTGACAAGTTTGTTGAGGTTTTTTTGTGCATCGGGTCACTTAATTTATTTCACAGGTAGCAGTAGCATGCCGATAAAAAAAATGGAAAACCCAAGGCTTTACAGACAGATAGCCGACCAGCTTATTAAGCTAATTGATAACAATGAATTTCCGCCTGGCAGCCGCCTGCCCGCTGAACGTGATTTAGCTGAACAATTACAGGTGAGCCGGGCGTCAGTGCGTGAGGCACTGATTGCGCTTGAAGTGATTGGCTTAGTGGATGTGAAAGTCGGTAATGGCGTGATCGTAAAGGCGCGATCGGGTTCGCAGGAGCCGGTGATGATGCAAGCCGGACGCGACCAATGGAACGAACCGGATGATGAGCTAGGCATCAAGCTGGATTTTTCTACAGAACTGCCGCCCTTTTCATTGCTACAGGCGCGGCGGCTGATTGAACCTGAGGCGGCTGCACTGGCTGCACGCCATGCCAGCCAGCAAGAGTTGGAACAAATACGCGAGGCTTATTTGCAGAATTGCAAAGATAACCAGGTGCAATCACGCACCCACCCCGGCGATCGTCTGTTTCATATCCGCATTGCTCAGGCCAGCGGCAACCCCGCTTATGGTTTTATCATCGGCCACCTGTTGGGGCATCGCTATGGCAGCATGTTTAAAATGCTGCAGGCCCATTACACCCCAAGTGATATGCCCCACGTTTCGGAAAATGAGCACCTGACCATTTTGATTGCCCTCGAAAAACGCGATGCTAAAGCAGCACGATCGGCGATGAAGGCGCATATTGACCGCGTTATCGCTACTTTTGAACAGGCGCAGGAGTAGTGGGCGAGCAGGTGATGACAAACAAAAAAGGCGAGGCCGAAGCCTCGCCTGAACGTGTTTGACCTCAATCATAATAGGGAAGTTTACGATCGACACCGTTGATATTAACCAGCACAAAGCCTGTTGGCGTAGCAGCATTGGTGGGTGTACCAGCAGCGGAAGCCAGCGTCAGCACGCCCTTCTCGTTGGCACCAATGCCTGCCAGTCCGTTGTGCATACCGAAGCGCGCAGCGGGTTTATACGGCCCCAGCGTGGTGGTATCGGTGACCACGGACAGGTCCGACTGGAACAGTGAGCAAGAGCCGGTATCAAAGCGCGTCGGGCCGGTGTTTTTCAGGTTCAGCATGGTGTCACCACTGTTGGCTTTCAGCTTGACCCACACCACGGCATAGGTGGTGCCCACACGGTTATAACGGATATCCAGGATCGCGGGCTGCCCCATATGAAAGGCATCCGCCCATACGGTTTCCAGCCGTTGCAGGTTAATCCAGGTTTTCCCGCTACTCGCTACGTTAACTGGCGTCCCGGCGGTTCCTGTCGGCTGGGTAGCATCGGCTTTGCCAATAAACTCCATGACCCACTGCTGATTCGCGTTCGGGAAGAACAACTGCCCAAGGCGATACCAGTTATCGGTAGCGGTGTTGTTGGTGATCTTGTAGCCGCTGTAGTAACCCGCGCGTAGCGATCCGGTCAGGAAACTGCCATAGCTTTCGTCACGACGGTAGCCATACTCGAAGGTTGATAACCATTTCCCGGTGACCAGATCGTTCGACACTTTACTGCCAGACTGCACGTTGATTTGGCGCATGGTGACGCGGGCATTGTTGAGGTTGAACGGGTTCAGGCAATCCTCCACGTTCAGCGTATCAATGGTCCAGCCACCGTCCGAGAGATCGCCAGGATTGCGCGTGTGTTCAATCCACACGTTGCGCAGAATCCCCTGCGTACAACGGGGTATGTACAGCGTGGCATCACCATAACCGGTCTGGAAGTTACAGTTGCAGATCTCAATCGCGGTAGAGTGATCCCATGCGCCGTTGGGGGAATTTGACCAGCCGACATCAAATACCCGTGCATAGGTGTACATGGTGTAGATCTGATCAAATTTGGTATCCAGCGTATCCAGCACCTTAATCACCGTACCGCCGTTATTCTGCGCGCGGAAACAGTAGATATTGACCGTGGTGCCTTCGATGCAGGTATTTTCGAAGAACGGCTGCACGTTGCTGCACATATCGGAGGTAATGGTGCCTTTGTTGGTGGTGATATCGGCGGACGCCTGGCCGTTCCAGGCGATGCCGCGAATCGAGGTGCGGCGCGCCTTTACCTTAAACACCGGGCTGGTACTTTTATCGGAAATGATGGTGGTACGTGGCAACGAACCCAGTTCCACATCATCGCCTTGCAGGCCAAAGAACGCGCTGTCCGTGCCGCTGATATCGATCGGGCTGATCAAAAATTTACCGCCAGGAAAACGAATCGGCAGGTCAACAATATTCGTGCTGTAGGCCTTGGTCCATGCCAGCATACGATTGACCGCATCGGTGTCATTGACATAGCCATCCCCTTTCGCGCCAAAGTGATAGACGTTGATATCAGAGGGATTGTTAATCACGCGCTTCCAATAGAATCCGTTACCCACTGCCAGCGTACCGCCATCATCTGTGGCGGTGGTGGTGCCAATAAAACCGGTGAAGTCGCCGCCCCCACGGAAGGTTGAGTCCGCGTTATAGCGACGCAGAAAAGCCAGATCGCCGTTTTTGGTGGGCGTGGTGGTACGCAGTTCAGCATAAGAGTTAACTTCGATCATCATAGCCTCCTCGGCCTTTTCAGGTTTGCAATACAACAGCGGAATCAGCTTCAGTGCGCCTGTTGGCCGCAGTGCTGATCCCAGAGATCGTTGTGATTGTTAATGGCACGAACGGTCCGCACGTCCATACGTTGGGCGTCATTACCGTGGGTATAAATCGGGGAAAACAGGGTACAAGCGGAGTCGATAACGACGGGGGATTCAGGGCTGGTTGTATTTCGAGTGCTGCAGCTTGTCACGAGCAGCAGCGTCATCAAGATTAAAGTTGCTGGTTTCCACACGTTTGGCCTCCTCGCGCAGCTGTTGCTGCTGCTGACTGACCGCCACCGCCTGAGCGGCGGTTTTTTCCGCGCTTTCGGTTGCGGCTTTGGATTGCTGCTGCACCTTGCCAATTTTCTTGCCACCGAAGTAGCTGGCAGCCAGTGCCGCGATGACGCCCACCAACGCAGCAAGCCAGTGCCAGCTGCCCCCGAGCATTGCCGTAAGAAAAGTCATGGTTTCTCCTCCAGGGTTTTGCGCTGCTCAATCAGGTTCTTCTGCCGCACAAACTGCGCCAGCACCCCCATCGCCACCATGAAGGCGCCAATCAATCCCAGGTAGTTGTGAGGCAAAATATCTTTGATGTCCTGCGGCAGCGCGTTCCAGGCATCCAGAGCCGACGAGGGAAAAGATTGCGCCCAGGCGCTGAGCATCGAGCCTAACGATGCCAGCCACACGGACCAGGTTTTGAACAACAACCTTGCATGTTTCACAAACTCCAGCGTGGTGAAGCGCTGAAGCAGCAGCAGTACGATCACCGCCGTCAGTACGGCGATGACAAACACCATCCATTTCAGATTCATAACAGCCCCCGATAGATGTCATAGGTGCCGCTGCGCATCATTTCGGCATGACGACGGGCGCGCCCCGGCGTTTGTCGTGCCCACAGGCTGTCGAGCATGGCGTTGGCGGCACCGTTGAAATCACCTTGCGTTATTGAGGTCAGC
Protein-coding sequences here:
- a CDS encoding SDR family oxidoreductase; this encodes MGYASARYFAEQGATVTGSDINITALQDLPGVAAYRLDVTDRAAISAAVQEIGPVDVLFNCAGVVHSGNLLTCSEQEWQFALDLNVTAMFHMIQAFLPGMLAQKKGSIINMSSVASSVKGVANRFAYSATKAAVIGLTRSVAADFIADGIRCNAICPGTVDSPSLRQRIAIQAQSEGKSEEAVYAAFVARQPIGRIGTAEEIAYLAAYLASDASNYTTGTAQVIDGGWSN
- a CDS encoding amylovoran biosynthesis protein AmsF — protein: MIEVNSYAELRTTTPTKNGDLAFLRRYNADSTFRGGGDFTGFIGTTTATDDGGTLAVGNGFYWKRVINNPSDINVYHFGAKGDGYVNDTDAVNRMLAWTKAYSTNIVDLPIRFPGGKFLISPIDISGTDSAFFGLQGDDVELGSLPRTTIISDKSTSPVFKVKARRTSIRGIAWNGQASADITTNKGTITSDMCSNVQPFFENTCIEGTTVNIYCFRAQNNGGTVIKVLDTLDTKFDQIYTMYTYARVFDVGWSNSPNGAWDHSTAIEICNCNFQTGYGDATLYIPRCTQGILRNVWIEHTRNPGDLSDGGWTIDTLNVEDCLNPFNLNNARVTMRQINVQSGSKVSNDLVTGKWLSTFEYGYRRDESYGSFLTGSLRAGYYSGYKITNNTATDNWYRLGQLFFPNANQQWVMEFIGKADATQPTGTAGTPVNVASSGKTWINLQRLETVWADAFHMGQPAILDIRYNRVGTTYAVVWVKLKANSGDTMLNLKNTGPTRFDTGSCSLFQSDLSVVTDTTTLGPYKPAARFGMHNGLAGIGANEKGVLTLASAAGTPTNAATPTGFVLVNINGVDRKLPYYD
- a CDS encoding FadR/GntR family transcriptional regulator; this encodes MPIKKMENPRLYRQIADQLIKLIDNNEFPPGSRLPAERDLAEQLQVSRASVREALIALEVIGLVDVKVGNGVIVKARSGSQEPVMMQAGRDQWNEPDDELGIKLDFSTELPPFSLLQARRLIEPEAAALAARHASQQELEQIREAYLQNCKDNQVQSRTHPGDRLFHIRIAQASGNPAYGFIIGHLLGHRYGSMFKMLQAHYTPSDMPHVSENEHLTILIALEKRDAKAARSAMKAHIDRVIATFEQAQE
- a CDS encoding fumarylacetoacetate hydrolase family protein; its protein translation is MKLVRVGEVGKERPAMVDEQGELRDLSQYIDDIAGETLLPASLEKLRHLNILELPRIAGQPRIGACVGQIGKFICIGLNYADHAAETGADIPQEPVVFSKWTSAVVGPNDAVRIPRGSVKTDWEVELGVVIGKGGSYIREEDALAHVAGYCVVNDVSEREYQIERGGTWDKGKGCDTFGPLGPWLVTADEIADPQQLDLWLEVDGKRYQNGNTRTMIFSVAHIISYLSQFMSLQPGDVISTGTPPGVGMGQKPPVYLRPGQTITLGIAGLGEQRQITEGSAQ